ATAAATGTGAAGTCTTAAATCTGGATGGTGACAGTTACAGATTGAAACATCGCAAAACCATTTTTGTAAAAAATTAGGTGTAAAAAATTATTGATCGAAAATTGTAAAAAGTTACTTGACATCTACAACATGTTAGAGGTTTTGTCAAGGAATGCCTCTTAACATATTCTAAAGGAATGTCCCTCAACCATCCCTTAATCATCTTAACCAAAAGGGTCTTCCGTAAAAATTCTTGATGCCTTAAATTTTTCAAACTCCTCCAATACTTCAGGATGCCCCTCTAAAAACATATTTAATTGGTTAATCCTTCTTAATGTATTAGGACTTACGTTATGTTCTATTAATTCTGTTTCTGTTAATATATCTGTATTTATGCCTATAATCATTAAAAATTTCTCAATGATGTTATGCCTGTTCAGGAGGAACCTGCCTAATTTTTCTCCACTCTCGGTAAGAACTATTATCCCATACTTCTTATAATCTAAAAATCCCAGTTGCGTTAGCTTCTGAACCATTTTGGTGGCAGAAGAAGGCTTTACATTAAGGAGCTCCGAAAGGGTATTAATACGCATATATCCCAATTCCTTTATATTTCTATATATCATTTCCAGATAATCTTCCATAGCAGAGGTAAGATACTTTTTATCCTTTTTTAACATCTGATATCCCCGTACAGTATAAAATTCATTATTTTGCAATTTATCACATCCTAATAAACAGAAATATATCTTTTCTTACTTAATTGTATTGGTAACATATATATTTTATGTTTCATATATTAGTCTAGGGCAAAATTCTTTCTTTTAGCTAATACCGGTAAAAGCAGCACATGTACATGATATATACACAACACCATGTACATAATACCATCAGGAGGTAAAGCAAAATGGATAAAGATTGTATTCCTCTAAATTTATTGCCCCTTGGGAAAAAAGCAGTAGTAAAAGCACTTACTTCAGATGGGATTATACGTAGAAGAATGCTGGATCTTGGACTGGTTTCCAATACAGTTATAGAAGCTCTCCAAAAAAGTCCCTCCGGTGATCCTACAGCATATCAAATACGTGGGGCAGTAATAGCTTTACGCTCAGAGGAAGCAAGCAAAATAATGGTAACTGTAAATGAAACCTGTTTATAAAATTTATATTTACAAATTAATATTATCTGCCGGGAGTAATATTAGCTACCGCGATGAAACCTGACACTACTAAGGAGGATACTTGACATGGGACTTACAAGCCAATCTACAGGCTCAAGCATATTAGAACAAGGGATTATTAACATTGAACGCATTAATTCTAACGAAAAAATAATAGCACTTGCAGGAAATCCTAATGTTGGAAAGAGCACTGTATTTAATAACCTTACAGGACTTAAGCAGCATACGGGGAATTGGCCGGGTAAAACCGTTACTAATGCATTAGGCAGACATAGGCACAAAGGCAACACTTTCATCATGGTGGACATACCGGGTACTTATTCACTTTTGGCAAACTCCCCTGAAGAAGAAGTTGCCAGGGATTTTATCTGTTTTGGCAAACCAGATGCAATAATTATAGTAACAGATGCCACCTGCCTAGAGCGTAACTTAAATCTTGTTCTTCAGACTTTAGAAATTTCTGATAAAGTTATCGTATGTGTAAATTTGATTGATGAAGCAAAAAGAAAAAAAATTAATATAGATTTTGACAGCCTGTCCAAATACCTTGGAGTACCTGTAGTTCCAACAAATGCCCGAAGTAATAAAGGGCTGGATAAATTGATGGAGGCAGTTTACAATGTTACTAATGGAATTACAGTCACAAAACCTATAAAGATTATATATAATGATGTCATAGAACAGGCAATCAGTATAATTCAGCCTAAAATTCAGGAATTGTCAGGTAATAGGATCTCCAGCCGGTGGATTGCGTTAAGGCTTCTTGTTGAAGATTTTACAGGTAAAAATTATGCTGATGAAAATTACACTGATGAAGATTATGCTTGTGAAAATCACACTCTTTTAGAATCCTTAAACAAGTATCTTGATCTTAATCTCCTTGAAAACAAAGAATTAACGGAACTTCTTTATAGGGCAAAAAAATTCCTTGCTGATAATGGTATTTCTTCCAGCAATATTGAAGATATAATTGTATCTAAACTAGTGCAATTATCTGAGAGTATATGCAGACATACCATAGTATTCGGGGACAGCCAATATACTTATATAGACAGAAAGATCGACCGTATACTTACTTCCAGGAAGTTCGGCATACCCATTATGCTTGGGCTTCTTGGAGTAGTGTTTTGGATTACTATTGCAGGAGCAAATTATCCGTCTCAGGTTATAAGTAATTTCCTTTTTGGGATCGAAGATAAACTCACCTGCTTTTTCAAATGGATAAATGCTCCAGAATGGATCCATGGATTGCTGGTTTTGGGTATTTATAGAACTCTAGCATGGGTTGTTTCAGTTATGCTTCCTCCTATGGCTATATTCTTCCCTCTTTTTACACTCCTTGAAGATCTGGGTTATTTACCTAGAGTGGCATTTAATCTTGATAATTTCTTTAAAAAAGCATGTGCTCATGGAAAACAGGCATTAACTATGTGCATGGGATTCGGGTGCAATGCTGCAGGTGTTATTGGCTGCAGAATCATAGATTCACCAAGGGAAAAACTAATTGCAATTATTACAAATAATTTCGTTCCATGTAATGGGCGTTTTCCCATTTTGATAGCCGTCATTACAATGTTTTTTACCGGAATGTTTGCAGGCCCCTTGCAAACAATATTTTCTACATTGCTTCTTACAGGAGTAATTGTTCTGGGTGTGGCTATGACATTATTTATATCGAAGCTGCTCTCAAAAACCATATTAAAAGGAATTCCTTCTTCCTTTACTCTGGAATTGCCTCCATTCCGCAAACCACAAATAGGCAAAGTTGTTGTAAGATCAATATTTGACAGAACTCTATTTGTTCTTGGCCGTGCAGTTATTGTAGCTGCTCCGGCCGGCGCATTAATATGGATATTAGCGAACATTCACATAGGAAATCTTAGCCTCCTGTCCCACTGTGCAAAAACCCTTGATCCTTTTGCACAGTTACTTGGGCTGGATGGCTACATTTTAATGGCTTTTATTCTTGGCTTTCCGGCAAATGAAATTGTTATCCCTATAATCATTATGAGTTATATGGCAACCGGCAGCATTCTTGAATTGGATAATCTGGTCCAGCTTAGAGAGCTTCTTATATCCCATGGATGGACCTGGTTGACAGGAGTATGCGTCATGCTGTTCTCTCTTATGCACTGGCCTTGTGGAACCACATGCATGACTATAAAAAAAGAAACCCAAAGCCTTAAGTGGACATTGGTTTCAATTCTGGTACCTGCCGTCTCCGGAATTATTATATGCTTTATAGTTTCAACTATAGTACGGTTGTTAGGTTTAGTATAAGGGTACATTTGAGCCTAAGGAACTTTACAGCAACTATGTATAGTACGGTTGTTAGGTTTGGTTTAAGAGTACATTTACCACCCCTTTATAACGAGCTAAAATGCAGCATCCAGGAAATAGGCTCGACCAAATCAATATAAAATGCTATGAAAAATGAAGAAAATCAATGAAATTGAAACTTAATTAAGGAAGGATAAAAATGTCCTTCACTTCTTTAGGTTTAGGTGGCGGGTACCTAATTCCACAATAGGCGGTGAGTCAAAATCTCCCGCCTCGTTGAAACACTGCAAATGTAAGAAAAATTTTCTACAATTGAAAATTTTTCTTATGAACTTAGACGTTATAATAATAAAGAATGTGAAAGAATGTGACTAAATAATTAACCTGACAGATTGCACTGATAATCCTCAATTTTTGTACAGGTAATACCACGTATATATTTAATAATTTCAGAAACAATATCTATCCTATTAAATGGAGTAATAACATAATATCCGTCTACATAAGGATATATTTTTTTTGCAATTTCACAGGATATTTTCACAGCAAGTTTACCGGCTTCTTCCTTTGTAACCCCTTTATATGAATCAATAATTTCTTCTGAGATATTTATCCCGGATATTTCGTTATTCATGAAACAGGCATTTTTATAACTTACAATTGGAATAATGCCACCTAATATTTTAGCACCCAGCCGTTCTCTTGCAATTTTCAGGTTTTCAAAGGCTTGTTCTGTTAATATAGGTTGTGTCAAAAACATGTTTACTCCATTCTCCATCTTATTTTTTGCATGAGCCAGCTGGCTGTTAAAATTCCTGGCATTTACATTTAAAGCAGCACAAATATTAAAGGGGTGGGAGAACACCGTATTATTTAATGTAGTTATATAATTTGCCAGTATTGCAGAATTAAAGCTGAACATTGCTTTAATTTCGTCCCGCTGTGCTAAAGGTATGGGGTCTCCGGTAACAACAAGGACATTGTTTATGCCTTCAATATTCAAGCCCAGAAGTAAAGCTTTAGTAGCATTGATATTTCTATCCCTGCAAGTCAAATGTGGAATTGGAGTAATGTCCAGTTCCCTTTTCAGCTTGCAGGCCAGCAGACTGCTATCTACCCTTGCCCTTGCAATAGGGCAATCTGCAATGGTTATTGCATCAATACCCAACTCTTTAAGAATTTTTGCATTATCCATAAAGCGGTCTATATTAGTATCAACAGGTGGATCCAGTTCAACAGCTATAATTTTCCTGCCATTCTTGATTTTTTCTAAAAGAATATTTGTAACAACAGCTTTTCTAACAGTTGTCTCCTGTTCTTTCTTATAAGGTATAATTTCAACTGAAGATAAACCTTTTAGTTTTGCGACAGTTTCCCTAATATAATCGGGAGTTGTACCACAGCAGCCTCCTAGTATAGCAATACCTTGTTTTGCTATCTCCAGCACTTTTTCAGCAAAATATTCCTTACTGTTTTCGAAGAAAGTACGGTTATTAATAATCGTAGGGTAACCAGAGTTCGGCATTATGGATATGATTCTATTTTCTATATTCTCAATATGAAGATTCTTAACAAATTTAAGCAAATGGGAAGGTCCTGAAAAACAATTAAAACCACAGCCATCAATATATGTATTTCCTAATGCCTTTTCAATAAGAGCCCTGCCGGATTTTCCAAGCCTGGTAAAGCCCTCGGGCGATATGGCAAATTCCGTTAAAATAAATGCCTGGGAATTTTTCGTTTTAATATAGCGGGAAAGATCATACAAATATTCATCACTGCTAAAGGTCTCAAATATAAAATATTTTGCGCCTAATTCTAAGAACAGGTCTACTATCTCTTCGTATGCTTCCCATAAATCCTCTGTTTCTGAACTTGGAATTGGTCCGATGTCTGCAAATACTAATACATCCGTACCCTTTACAGCTTCCATTGCAATTTCATAGCCTTTCACAATAACTTCTTTTAATGTGTCATATCCACTTTCAAGACTAATTCTATTTGCTCCGAAAGTATTGGTTCTGATGGCATTGCAACCTGCATCTATATACTGCTTATGTATATTTACTATAGTATTTCTGTCATAAATATTTGCAAGTTCACATCTTGCTAAAGGATTATGGCTTATACTGGCATAGTATGTTCCCATTGCCCCATCAAAAATAAATGGTCTCTGTTTTATATTCAAATAAAATCACCTGCCACCGGACTATATCCTCATTATCTTATTATCTTATTATCTTTCTATCTTTGTTTCTCTTTATTTATAACGCCTAGGTTCATAAGAAAATTTTTCAATTGTAGAAAAATTTTCTAACATTTGCGGCATTTCAACGAGGCGTAAGTTTTCTCACCGCCTGAACACCAAATCAGTACCCGCCACCTGTAGAGGTGGGGGACATCTTGCCGCTTCGTTATAAGAAATATAAGGAATATTATAACGCAATGATAAGAAATTTTCGACTATAGAAACTTTTTACCTTAAAGACTTTACCGCCAACCTGTATGATGTATCCATAGCTTCTTGCAGGCTAATATCCTTATATTTCTCCTTACTGCTTATATAATCTCCAAAAGACCTTATTGACTCCCGTATAGCTGCCTTTTTATAATACTTGCTTTCAAAAACATCTACCAGTCTTTCATCAGTGCCAGCCTGTATTAAATGCTCTATGATACTATCTAAAACTATTATTAATTCTGAAAAATCATATTCTTCATTAATAAGGTATTCATAAAATTCCTGTATACCTCCCGTTGCCACCAGCATATTAAAAGTGGATTTATTATCTTCCATATTTTCAGCCATTATATATAGAATCTCATAAAACTTATCCTTAAACTTTTCTTTTGATTTTACTCTTAAAAATACATTTTCGATATCTTTTTTAATGCTATACAAAATGGCTTTTGATATGGCTTCCTCCTTTGTGCTAAAGTAATCATAAATTGTGCCCTTACCAACATTTGCAGCTTTTGCAATATCAGACACTTTTATTAAATAAGGATTTGCTCCGTTTTTTATTAATTCAATAACTCCATTATATATTGCAGCCTCTTTTGTATAGTACTCACTTTTACTCATAGTCTATTTTCCCCCTAACAAACCACCTTTGACTGACCAGTCGGTCGTTTTATTCATTATAATTATTATGTGCTAATATTGTCAATAAGAGATAATTTGTAATATGTTATTTTCTTGAATAACGCGTATGCCCTGACCTGGCACAAAGCACAACAGGTTAATTATTATATTAAAATATTAAAATATTAAAATATTAAAATATTAAAATATTAAAATATTAAAATATTAAAATAACAAAATATAAAAAATAATAATAGGATAATACGTAGTATAATATAAAAAATTAATGATAGGATAATATGTAGTATAAACTAAGAAGGGAACAGGCAAGTTAATCTCTTATTAATCTATGATATATGAGATATTATATATGAGATAACTTAAACTGTCCCTTCAGTTCTATATACTCCGTCAGAAATATCTGACGGTTGTTTTATAATTGTAATTGTTTTATGCTATATATATACCCCATTTATGTAATAAATAACAGCATTTTCACAATTGTTTTCAATTATTTTTTATATCTATCAACCCTTACCTTTGCAGTAATGCCGTGAGCGATCATTCGCTCAATATTGCACTGCCTTTCGGTAACTTC
The Clostridiaceae bacterium DNA segment above includes these coding regions:
- a CDS encoding ferrous iron transport protein A, which produces MDKDCIPLNLLPLGKKAVVKALTSDGIIRRRMLDLGLVSNTVIEALQKSPSGDPTAYQIRGAVIALRSEEASKIMVTVNETCL
- the mntR gene encoding transcriptional regulator MntR, with the translated sequence MQNNEFYTVRGYQMLKKDKKYLTSAMEDYLEMIYRNIKELGYMRINTLSELLNVKPSSATKMVQKLTQLGFLDYKKYGIIVLTESGEKLGRFLLNRHNIIEKFLMIIGINTDILTETELIEHNVSPNTLRRINQLNMFLEGHPEVLEEFEKFKASRIFTEDPFG
- a CDS encoding TetR/AcrR family transcriptional regulator, which produces MSKSEYYTKEAAIYNGVIELIKNGANPYLIKVSDIAKAANVGKGTIYDYFSTKEEAISKAILYSIKKDIENVFLRVKSKEKFKDKFYEILYIMAENMEDNKSTFNMLVATGGIQEFYEYLINEEYDFSELIIVLDSIIEHLIQAGTDERLVDVFESKYYKKAAIRESIRSFGDYISSKEKYKDISLQEAMDTSYRLAVKSLR
- the feoB gene encoding ferrous iron transport protein B, yielding MGLTSQSTGSSILEQGIINIERINSNEKIIALAGNPNVGKSTVFNNLTGLKQHTGNWPGKTVTNALGRHRHKGNTFIMVDIPGTYSLLANSPEEEVARDFICFGKPDAIIIVTDATCLERNLNLVLQTLEISDKVIVCVNLIDEAKRKKINIDFDSLSKYLGVPVVPTNARSNKGLDKLMEAVYNVTNGITVTKPIKIIYNDVIEQAISIIQPKIQELSGNRISSRWIALRLLVEDFTGKNYADENYTDEDYACENHTLLESLNKYLDLNLLENKELTELLYRAKKFLADNGISSSNIEDIIVSKLVQLSESICRHTIVFGDSQYTYIDRKIDRILTSRKFGIPIMLGLLGVVFWITIAGANYPSQVISNFLFGIEDKLTCFFKWINAPEWIHGLLVLGIYRTLAWVVSVMLPPMAIFFPLFTLLEDLGYLPRVAFNLDNFFKKACAHGKQALTMCMGFGCNAAGVIGCRIIDSPREKLIAIITNNFVPCNGRFPILIAVITMFFTGMFAGPLQTIFSTLLLTGVIVLGVAMTLFISKLLSKTILKGIPSSFTLELPPFRKPQIGKVVVRSIFDRTLFVLGRAVIVAAPAGALIWILANIHIGNLSLLSHCAKTLDPFAQLLGLDGYILMAFILGFPANEIVIPIIIMSYMATGSILELDNLVQLRELLISHGWTWLTGVCVMLFSLMHWPCGTTCMTIKKETQSLKWTLVSILVPAVSGIIICFIVSTIVRLLGLV
- a CDS encoding bifunctional homocysteine S-methyltransferase/methylenetetrahydrofolate reductase, whose protein sequence is MNIKQRPFIFDGAMGTYYASISHNPLARCELANIYDRNTIVNIHKQYIDAGCNAIRTNTFGANRISLESGYDTLKEVIVKGYEIAMEAVKGTDVLVFADIGPIPSSETEDLWEAYEEIVDLFLELGAKYFIFETFSSDEYLYDLSRYIKTKNSQAFILTEFAISPEGFTRLGKSGRALIEKALGNTYIDGCGFNCFSGPSHLLKFVKNLHIENIENRIISIMPNSGYPTIINNRTFFENSKEYFAEKVLEIAKQGIAILGGCCGTTPDYIRETVAKLKGLSSVEIIPYKKEQETTVRKAVVTNILLEKIKNGRKIIAVELDPPVDTNIDRFMDNAKILKELGIDAITIADCPIARARVDSSLLACKLKRELDITPIPHLTCRDRNINATKALLLGLNIEGINNVLVVTGDPIPLAQRDEIKAMFSFNSAILANYITTLNNTVFSHPFNICAALNVNARNFNSQLAHAKNKMENGVNMFLTQPILTEQAFENLKIARERLGAKILGGIIPIVSYKNACFMNNEISGINISEEIIDSYKGVTKEEAGKLAVKISCEIAKKIYPYVDGYYVITPFNRIDIVSEIIKYIRGITCTKIEDYQCNLSG